From Azospirillum baldaniorum, the proteins below share one genomic window:
- a CDS encoding XRE family transcriptional regulator: protein MERTHLQNELKRRREELGMSQRDLSLRAGLNDSAVKKIESGSVRNPRSDSLLKIANALGCTLAELLGTEQETPAPGPEAFSQPPAAATPGPRVPEYGPTEVQPERVVSIPAISQMPRDVPVYGVAVGGDDADFEFNGQIVDYVRRPPGLIGVEGAFGIYVIGTSMDPRYEEGDLVYVHPGRPARPGDDVIIEMYDGHEGRSGHCYVKRLLKKAGGAYICRQYNPPRDDLAYPIERVKKVHRIMTAAELMSA, encoded by the coding sequence ATGGAACGCACCCACCTGCAGAATGAGCTGAAGCGGAGACGTGAGGAGCTTGGTATGTCGCAGCGCGATCTATCGCTGCGCGCCGGGCTCAACGACTCTGCCGTAAAAAAGATCGAGAGCGGGAGCGTGCGGAATCCCCGCAGCGACAGCCTGCTCAAGATCGCAAATGCCTTGGGTTGCACGCTCGCTGAGTTGCTCGGCACTGAGCAGGAAACTCCCGCCCCTGGCCCGGAAGCCTTCTCTCAGCCCCCCGCCGCGGCGACGCCTGGTCCGCGCGTGCCGGAATACGGCCCGACTGAGGTGCAGCCGGAACGTGTCGTCTCTATCCCAGCGATTTCCCAGATGCCCAGAGATGTTCCAGTTTACGGCGTGGCAGTTGGCGGCGACGACGCCGACTTCGAGTTCAACGGCCAGATCGTCGATTACGTCCGCCGCCCGCCCGGTCTCATAGGCGTCGAGGGCGCGTTCGGCATCTACGTGATAGGCACCAGCATGGACCCTCGATATGAGGAGGGGGACCTAGTTTATGTGCATCCAGGCCGTCCAGCCCGTCCCGGCGATGACGTGATCATTGAGATGTACGATGGCCATGAAGGCCGATCCGGCCACTGCTACGTTAAGCGACTCCTGAAAAAGGCAGGAGGCGCCTACATCTGCCGTCAGTACAACCCGCCGCGCGACGATCTTGCATACCCAATTGAGCGCGTGAAGAAGGTCCACCGCATCATGACCGCTGCCGAGTTGATGAGCGCGTAG